The genomic region GTGACCGTGGTCTGTGTGGTGGCTTGAACACCAACCTGTTCAAGGCTCTGGTCAAGGACATGGCGGTAAACCGCGAAAACGGCGTCGAGATCGATCTGTGTGTCGTTGGTAGCAAGGGTGCGGCTTTCTTCCGCAACTTCGGCGGTAACGTCGTTGCAGCTATCAGCCACCTGGGTGAAGAGCCGTCGATCAATGACTTGATCGGCAGCGTCAAGGTGATGCTGGATGCCTACCTGGACGGCCGTATTGACCGCCTGTCCGTGGTGTCCAACAAGTTCATCAACACCATGACACAACAGCCTACCGTGGAGCAGTTGATTCCACTGGTGGCAACCCCGGATCAGGAACTCAAGCACCACTGGGATTATCTGTACGAACCGGACGCCAAAGAGCTGCTTGACGGCTTGATGGTCCGTTACGTGGAGTCGCAGGTCTACCAGGCGGTGGTCGAGAACAACGCGGCTGAACAAGCTGCGCGGATG from Pseudomonas sp. GGS8 harbors:
- the atpG gene encoding F0F1 ATP synthase subunit gamma → MAGAKEIRSKIASIKSTQKITSAMEKVAVSKMRKAQMRMAASRPYAERIRQVIGHLANANPEYRHPFMIDREVKRVGYVVVSSDRGLCGGLNTNLFKALVKDMAVNRENGVEIDLCVVGSKGAAFFRNFGGNVVAAISHLGEEPSINDLIGSVKVMLDAYLDGRIDRLSVVSNKFINTMTQQPTVEQLIPLVATPDQELKHHWDYLYEPDAKELLDGLMVRYVESQVYQAVVENNAAEQAARMIAMKNATDNAGDLISDLQLVYNKARQAAITQEISEIVGGAAAV